A DNA window from Engystomops pustulosus chromosome 6, aEngPut4.maternal, whole genome shotgun sequence contains the following coding sequences:
- the LOC140135387 gene encoding immunoglobulin superfamily member 1-like isoform X4 yields the protein MLLSLLSFKLFIPLHTFMPVRTHYSSILMITQGGVYGNFRKPILEIDTEDPNDVNMIGITAYLNCISSLNADQYYLMKEGIQNAIKEQHTPVFTITNLTERDSGLYTCRYRKNSELSEHSEPVYLYASDRYYPPTIIAEPKSIVQPGQNVTIICNTPYQNILFTLFKGDTVIEETEANPFIHVIHNASEEHAGQYSCRYKKLQLQSYFSSPLMIIIKALPRPLIILDDYMKGKLKINCKAPEKDKKMWFQLFNGSNDVVDEIKAVTESAVDFILPYPEGSYQRYYCMYRIRMGSNFADSLPSDELIIGTDSSRNPDFTLRNMIRLLLSAIVVLILIAIAVIHFQSIKRCRSIPTTPTAPRLKLAVESEYTQMMEMRTDNPLEKSLTSSPHTTVVSAMVQMADAQEEESL from the exons GCAATTTTCGAAAGCCTATACTCGAAATAGATACAGAAGACCCAAATGACGTCAATATGATTGGTATCACGGCCTATTTAAACTGCATAAGTTCATTGAATGCAGATCAATATTATTTGATGAAGGAAGGAATTCAAAATGCCATAAAAGAacagcacacaccagtatttacAATCACAAACCTGACTGAAAGGGATAGCGGACTCTACACCTGCCGGTACCGCAAAAATTCTGAACTCTCAGAACATAGTGAACCAGTTTACCTATATGCAAGTG ACAGATACTACCCACCAACAATCATTGCTGAACCTAAAAGCATTGTCCAACCGGGACAGAATGTCACAATAATTTGCAATACTCCGtatcaaaatattttatttacccTTTTTAAGGGTGATACTGTCATAGAGGAAACTGAAGCAAATCCTTTCATCCATGTAATACACAATGCAAGTGAAGAGCATGCAGGGCAGTACTCCTGTAGATACAAGAAATTACAGTTGCAGTCATATTTCAGCTCCCCACTGATGATCATCATTAAAG CTTTGCCCAGACCTTTAATCATTCTGGATGACTATATGAAAGGAAAGCTAAAAATAAACTGCAAGGCACCCGAGAAAGATAAAAAGATGTGGTTTCAGCTGTTTAATGGAAGCAATGATGTTGTAGATGAGATAAAAGCTGTCACAGAAAGTGCAGTGGATTTTATACTGCCATATCCTGAGGGATCTTACCAAAGATATTACTGTATGTATCGCATTCGGATGGGAAGTAACTTTGCAGATTCTCTCCCAAGTGATGAACTTATAATTGGAACAG ACTCTTCAAGAAATCCAGATTTTACATTGAGAAATATGATTCGACTCCTCCTATCAGCAATAGTCGTCCTTATCTTAATTGCCATTGCTGTGATACATTTCCAAAGCATAAAGAGATGTCGTTCAATTCCCACCACACCAACAGCCCCCCGGCTGAAGCTAGCAGTAGAGTCTGAATATACTCAG ATGATGGAGATGAGAACTGACAATCCTTTGGAAAAAAGCTTGACCTCAAGTCCACATACTACTGTAGTTTCTGCTATGGTACAGATGGCTGATGCTCAAGAAGAAGAATCTCTCTAG
- the LOC140135387 gene encoding T-cell-interacting, activating receptor on myeloid cells protein 1-like isoform X6, translated as MITQGGVYGNFRKPILEIDTEDPNDVNMIGITAYLNCISSLNADQYYLMKEGIQNAIKEQHTPVFTITNLTERDSGLYTCRYRKNSELSEHSEPVYLYASDRYYPPTIIAEPKSIVQPGQNVTIICNTPYQNILFTLFKGDTVIEETEANPFIHVIHNASEEHAGQYSCRYKKLQLQSYFSSPLMIIIKALPRPLIILDDYMKGKLKINCKAPEKDKKMWFQLFNGSNDVVDEIKAVTESAVDFILPYPEGSYQRYYCMYRIRMGSNFADSLPSDELIIGTDSSRNPDFTLRNMIRLLLSAIVVLILIAIAVIHFQSIKRCRSIPTTPTAPRLKLAVESEYTQMMEMRTDNPLEKSLTSSPHTTVVSAMVQMADAQEEESL; from the exons GCAATTTTCGAAAGCCTATACTCGAAATAGATACAGAAGACCCAAATGACGTCAATATGATTGGTATCACGGCCTATTTAAACTGCATAAGTTCATTGAATGCAGATCAATATTATTTGATGAAGGAAGGAATTCAAAATGCCATAAAAGAacagcacacaccagtatttacAATCACAAACCTGACTGAAAGGGATAGCGGACTCTACACCTGCCGGTACCGCAAAAATTCTGAACTCTCAGAACATAGTGAACCAGTTTACCTATATGCAAGTG ACAGATACTACCCACCAACAATCATTGCTGAACCTAAAAGCATTGTCCAACCGGGACAGAATGTCACAATAATTTGCAATACTCCGtatcaaaatattttatttacccTTTTTAAGGGTGATACTGTCATAGAGGAAACTGAAGCAAATCCTTTCATCCATGTAATACACAATGCAAGTGAAGAGCATGCAGGGCAGTACTCCTGTAGATACAAGAAATTACAGTTGCAGTCATATTTCAGCTCCCCACTGATGATCATCATTAAAG CTTTGCCCAGACCTTTAATCATTCTGGATGACTATATGAAAGGAAAGCTAAAAATAAACTGCAAGGCACCCGAGAAAGATAAAAAGATGTGGTTTCAGCTGTTTAATGGAAGCAATGATGTTGTAGATGAGATAAAAGCTGTCACAGAAAGTGCAGTGGATTTTATACTGCCATATCCTGAGGGATCTTACCAAAGATATTACTGTATGTATCGCATTCGGATGGGAAGTAACTTTGCAGATTCTCTCCCAAGTGATGAACTTATAATTGGAACAG ACTCTTCAAGAAATCCAGATTTTACATTGAGAAATATGATTCGACTCCTCCTATCAGCAATAGTCGTCCTTATCTTAATTGCCATTGCTGTGATACATTTCCAAAGCATAAAGAGATGTCGTTCAATTCCCACCACACCAACAGCCCCCCGGCTGAAGCTAGCAGTAGAGTCTGAATATACTCAG ATGATGGAGATGAGAACTGACAATCCTTTGGAAAAAAGCTTGACCTCAAGTCCACATACTACTGTAGTTTCTGCTATGGTACAGATGGCTGATGCTCAAGAAGAAGAATCTCTCTAG
- the LOC140135387 gene encoding immunoglobulin superfamily member 1-like isoform X5, with product MFYFKILSRNFLSDTYEITRGIKMGPVTYCFTSVVCNFRKPILEIDTEDPNDVNMIGITAYLNCISSLNADQYYLMKEGIQNAIKEQHTPVFTITNLTERDSGLYTCRYRKNSELSEHSEPVYLYASDRYYPPTIIAEPKSIVQPGQNVTIICNTPYQNILFTLFKGDTVIEETEANPFIHVIHNASEEHAGQYSCRYKKLQLQSYFSSPLMIIIKALPRPLIILDDYMKGKLKINCKAPEKDKKMWFQLFNGSNDVVDEIKAVTESAVDFILPYPEGSYQRYYCMYRIRMGSNFADSLPSDELIIGTDSSRNPDFTLRNMIRLLLSAIVVLILIAIAVIHFQSIKRCRSIPTTPTAPRLKLAVESEYTQMMEMRTDNPLEKSLTSSPHTTVVSAMVQMADAQEEESL from the exons GCAATTTTCGAAAGCCTATACTCGAAATAGATACAGAAGACCCAAATGACGTCAATATGATTGGTATCACGGCCTATTTAAACTGCATAAGTTCATTGAATGCAGATCAATATTATTTGATGAAGGAAGGAATTCAAAATGCCATAAAAGAacagcacacaccagtatttacAATCACAAACCTGACTGAAAGGGATAGCGGACTCTACACCTGCCGGTACCGCAAAAATTCTGAACTCTCAGAACATAGTGAACCAGTTTACCTATATGCAAGTG ACAGATACTACCCACCAACAATCATTGCTGAACCTAAAAGCATTGTCCAACCGGGACAGAATGTCACAATAATTTGCAATACTCCGtatcaaaatattttatttacccTTTTTAAGGGTGATACTGTCATAGAGGAAACTGAAGCAAATCCTTTCATCCATGTAATACACAATGCAAGTGAAGAGCATGCAGGGCAGTACTCCTGTAGATACAAGAAATTACAGTTGCAGTCATATTTCAGCTCCCCACTGATGATCATCATTAAAG CTTTGCCCAGACCTTTAATCATTCTGGATGACTATATGAAAGGAAAGCTAAAAATAAACTGCAAGGCACCCGAGAAAGATAAAAAGATGTGGTTTCAGCTGTTTAATGGAAGCAATGATGTTGTAGATGAGATAAAAGCTGTCACAGAAAGTGCAGTGGATTTTATACTGCCATATCCTGAGGGATCTTACCAAAGATATTACTGTATGTATCGCATTCGGATGGGAAGTAACTTTGCAGATTCTCTCCCAAGTGATGAACTTATAATTGGAACAG ACTCTTCAAGAAATCCAGATTTTACATTGAGAAATATGATTCGACTCCTCCTATCAGCAATAGTCGTCCTTATCTTAATTGCCATTGCTGTGATACATTTCCAAAGCATAAAGAGATGTCGTTCAATTCCCACCACACCAACAGCCCCCCGGCTGAAGCTAGCAGTAGAGTCTGAATATACTCAG ATGATGGAGATGAGAACTGACAATCCTTTGGAAAAAAGCTTGACCTCAAGTCCACATACTACTGTAGTTTCTGCTATGGTACAGATGGCTGATGCTCAAGAAGAAGAATCTCTCTAG